The following are from one region of the Arachis duranensis cultivar V14167 chromosome 10, aradu.V14167.gnm2.J7QH, whole genome shotgun sequence genome:
- the LOC107471903 gene encoding E3 ubiquitin protein ligase RIN2 isoform X1: protein MALRIIAISGVSTVLSFIALHFCSEFSLYKLISDGIINLDNNNNININSNNITKIDELPFDFSTTIGLLANCFINVFILINLCLKAMFFTELYSSETRKLIERLVNYIIYKGTFLPLIVPPTVYQAGLWSTWLTVLCSLKMFQALARDRLERLNASPSVTPWTYLRVYSALLFVFFIDVFWIRFCVSVYRSDPSSLHLLLFFEPLSIAFETLQAILVHGFQFLDIWLPHSACNSSDCQMPKLFNTLTAGVLLEWKGTLIRNFGFFLDMATFLMALGHYLYIWRLHGMAFHLVDAVLFLNIRALLGAIINRIKSFHRLRIALGALNAALPDATDEELRAYDDECAICRESMAKAKRLNCNHLFHLACLRSWLDQGLTEMYTCPTCRKPLFPGRSENETSSNVGGISSDEQLVRNTNAGLDRQNSVRNTMPAVLYPNHIPNLADNVPWRGAGLDSGWLHSWPNQGIDGAGPSSTTIRTVGLGRVQMMMRQLTSVGETYAQGAFEDASWGLWPINPSQASSSNPTVSVGERPSGGSGSLHRRTGSQSANDNMANILAMAETVREVLPHIPDDIIFQDLQRTNSVTVTVNNLLQM from the exons ATGGCTTTGAGGATCATAGCAATTTCTGGGGTTTCTACAGTGTTAAGCTTTATTGCTTTGCACTTCTGCTCAGAATTTTCACTATACAAACTCATTTCTGATGGAATAATTAACTtagacaataataataatattaatattaatagtaataatattaCCAAGATTGATGAGTTGCCTTTTGATTTTTCCACCACCATTGGGTTGTTGGCGAATTGCTTCATCAATGTTTTCATTCTTATCAATCTTTGTCTCAAG GCTATGTTCTTCACGGAGTTGTATTCTTCTGAAACGCGTAAACTAATTGAACGACTcgttaattatattatttataag gggACATTTCTACCACTGATTGTGCCACCGACAGTATATCAGGCTGGTCTTTGGTCAACATGGCTGACTGTGCTCTGTTCTTTAAAG ATGTTTCAAGCTTTGGCTAGAGATCGTTTGGAGCGGCTGAATGCATCTCCATCTGTGACACCTTGGACATATCTTCGTGTATATTCAGCATTGTTATTCGTTTTCTTCATTGATGTTTTCTG GATAAGGTTTTGTGTGTCGGTATATAGAAGTGATCCATCCTCTCTGCATCTGTTACTATTCTTTGAGCCATTAAGTATTGCTTTTGAGACCCTACAG GCCATTTTGGTGCATGGATTTCAGTTCCTTGACATATGGCTTCCTCATTCAGCTTGCAACAGCAGTGATTGCCAAATGCCTAAATTGTTTAATACACTAACAGCAG GTGTCTTACTGGAATGGAAGGGAACTCTTATTCGGAACTTCGGGTTTTTCCTCGATATGGCAACATTTTTAATGGCACTTGGCCATTACCTGTACATATGGCGTCTTCATGGGATGGCTTTTCATCTAGTAGACGCAGTGTTGTTCCTAAACATACGG GCATTGCTTGGTGCAATTATAAATCGTATAAAAAGCTTCCATAGGTTAAGGATAGCTCTAGGAGCACTTAATGCTGCTCTTCCTGATGCGACAGATGAGGAGTTAAGAGCATATGATGATGAATGCGCTATTTGTAGA GAATCCATGGCTAAGGCAAAAAGGTTAAACTGCAATCACCTTTTCCATCTTGCATGTTTGAGATCTTG GTTGGATCAAGGCCTGACTGAAATGTATACTTGTCCCACATGCCGAAAGCCTCTTTTTCCGGGCCGGTCAGAAAATGAAACAAGCTCCAATGTCGGGGGAATATCTAGTGACGAGCAACTGGTACGCAATACAAATGCAGGACTGGATCGGCAAAACTCTGTTAGAAATACCATGCCTGCAGTATTGTATCCCAATCATATACCAAACTTGGCAGACAATGTCCCTTGGAG GGGTGCAGGACTGGACTCAGGCTGGTTGCATTCTTGGCCAAATCAGGGTATTGATGGAGCTGGTCCATCATCTACAACAATCAGAACGGTTGGATTAGGAAGAGTTCAAATGATGATGAGGCAGCTAACATCTGTGGGAGAAACCTATGCCCAGGGTGCCTTTGAAGATGCTTCCTGGGGCCTCTGGCCTATTAATCCCTCCCAGGCTTCTTCTAGTAATCCTACCGTTTCTGTAGGTGAGAGGCCGTCAGGAGGATCAGGTAGCTTACATAGAAGAACTGGTTCACAATCTGCAAATGATAATATGGCTAATATTCTTGCTATGGCCGAAACTGTTCGGGAGGTTTTACCTCATATTCCAGATGACATAATATTCcag GACTTGCAGAGAACAAACTCTGTCACAGTTACTGTGAATAATCTTCTTCAAATGTAA
- the LOC107471944 gene encoding LOW QUALITY PROTEIN: U-box domain-containing protein 35 (The sequence of the model RefSeq protein was modified relative to this genomic sequence to represent the inferred CDS: inserted 1 base in 1 codon) yields MESIQDKADENSISEHSPSSVVALAIKGNKKSKFVVQWALNKFVPEGMIVFKLIHVHPVGNVIPISQVRTDVANAFRKEVEWQTNQKLLPFKRMCEQRKVHADIVVIESDDVASAVAEEVAKGAITKLVVGASSRSIFTSKHKGISAKISVCTPRFCTVYATSKGKLSIRPSDIQVDDSIIDDTSGTSFSSSSSSNYTSTSQTDTGSLASYAPSHSSSLTTQRFQALSSINQTLLKTSTGLIETNHSRGRSLDFGRENITSTYSRNSDIDYALNRSSSYKSVISDTESLNFDQNSAKEEPLAIEHPSPNRQENVNLELEKLRIELRHAQGMHAVAQSESIDASRKLNDLSKRRSEESMKXAEREAAERKEAELKAIRAAKDKEKLEDAITGSTPLYRKFAWDEIVSATSSFSEDLKIGMGAYGKVYKCSLYHTTVAVKVLHPNRGHNSKQFQQELEILSRTRHPNLLLLLGACPEHGCLVYEYMENGNLDDRLLRKNNATPIPWFERYRIAWEVASALSFLHSSKPKPIIHRDLKPANILLGRNLVSKIGDIGLSTMLQSDNLSTMYKDTEPVGTLCYIDPEYQRNGLISPKSDVYALGIVILQLLTAKPAIGITHVVETAIGAGKLTDILDPEAGSWPFQETLELAQLGLSCAELRRIDRPDLKDQVLPTLERLKEIADRTQQSPSIVFVRSRPPNHFICPILQDVMDDPCVAADGYSYDRKAIEKWFQENDKSPMTNMALPHKHLIPNYTLLSAIMEWKSQ; encoded by the exons ATGGAAAGCATTCAAGATAAGGCAGATGAAAATAGTATATCTGAGCATTCGCCTTCATCCGTTGTTGCTCTAGCAATTAAGGGTAACAAGAAAAGCAAATTTGTGGTACAGTGGGCACTGAATAAGTTTGTCCCTGAGGGTATGATTGTCTTCAAGCTGATACACGTCCATCCCG TGGGAAATGTGATTCCTATTTCACAAGTGCGTACCGATGTAGCAAACGCTTTCAGAAAGGAAGTGGAGtggcagacaaatcaaaagCTTCTACCTTTCAAAAGAATGTGTGAGCAGAGAAAG GTCCATGCAGATATCGTGGTGATTGAATCAGATGACGTGGCAAGTGCAGTAGCAGAGGAAGTAGCTAAGGGTGCTATAACCAAACTCGTCGTTGGAGCATCATCTCGTAGCATATTTACCAG TAAACATAAGGGTATATCTGCAAAAATCTCAGTATGCACTCCAAGATTTTGTACAGTCTATGCTACATCGAAAGGAAAACTGTCCATACGACCATCAGACATACAAGTTGATGATAGCATTATCGATGACACTAGTGGAACCAGTTTTTCCTCCAGCAGCTCATCAAATTACACTTCAACCTCTCAGACAG ACACTGGCTCGCTTGCATCATATGCTCCTTCGCATTCATCTTCCTTAACTACACAGCGATTCCAAGCTCTTTCAAGTATAAATCAGACATTATTGAAGACAAGTACTGGTTTAATTGAAACTAATCATTCTAGAGGTCGATCTCTAGATTTTGGGAGAGAGAACATTACTTCAACTTATTCCAGAAACTCTGATATTGATTATGCTTTGAATCGTTCCTCTAGTTACAAAAGCGTTATATCTGATACCGAATCTTTGAATTTTGATCAAAATTCTGCCAAGGAGGAACCATTAGCAATTGAACATCCTTCACCTAATAGGCAg GAAAATGTTAACCTTGAGCTGGAAAAGTTGAGAATTGAACTAAGACACGCCCAAGGAATGCATGCAGTAGCTCAAAGCGAAAGCATAGATGCATCACGAAAG TTGAATGACCTCAGCAAGAGGCGATCAGAAGAATCCATGA CTGCTGAAAGAGAAGCTGcagaaagaaaagaagcagaGTTGAAGGCTATCCGTGCGGCTAAAGATAAAGAAAAGCTGGAGGATGCTATTACTGGTTCCACGCCGTTGTACCGAAAGTTTGCTTGGGATGAAATAGTGTCCGCTACCTCATCATTCTctgaagatttgaaaattggAATGGGAGCATATGGAAAGGTGTACAAGTGCAGTTTGTATCATACAACTGTTGCTGTTAAAGTTCTTCACCCTAATAGGGGCCACAATAGCAAGCAATTCCAGCAAGAG CTTGAGATACTTAGCAGAACTCGTCATCCAaacttgcttcttcttcttggtgCATGTCCTGAGCATGGATGCCTTGTGTATGAATATATGGAGAATGGTAACTTGGACGATAGATTACTCCGGAAAAACAATGCCACCCCTATTCCATGGTTTGAGAGGTATCGAATAGCATGGGAAGTTGCATCAGCTCTATCCTTTCTTCACAGTTCAAAGCCAAAACCAATCATCCATCGTGATTTGAAGCCAGCGAACATCCTTCTTGGTCGTAACCTTGTCAGCAAGATTGGTGATATTGGCCTTTCGACAATGCTTCAGTCAGATAATTTATCCACCATGTACAAGGACACTGAGCCTGTTGGGACACTCTGCTACATAGACCCTGAGTATCAAAGAAATGGATTGATATCACCAAAATCAGATGTTTATGCTTTGGGAATAGTTATATTACAGTTATTGACTGCAAAACCAGCCATAGGAATTACTCATGTGGTTGAAACAGCAATTGGTGCCGGGAAGTTGACGGATATATTGGATCCAGAGGCAGGAAGTTGGCCATTTCAAGAGACATTAGAATTAGCTCAATTAGGACTGAGCTGTGCTGAACTTCGGCGAATAGACCGGCCTGATTTGAAAGATCAAGTTCTTCCTACACTAGAGAGATTGAAAGAAATTGCTGATAGGACTCAACAATCTCCTTCAATAGTATTTGTTAGATCCAGACCTCCCAATCACTTTATCTGTCCAATACTTCAG GACGTGATGGATGATCCTTGTGTTGCTGCGGATGGATATTCGTATGATCGTAAAGCAATTGAAAAGTGGTTTCAAGAGAATGACAAATCACCAATGACAAATATGGCCTTACCACACAAGCATCTAATTCCTAATTACACTCTCCTGTCAGCAATTATGGAATGGAAGTCTCAATAG
- the LOC107471903 gene encoding E3 ubiquitin protein ligase RIN2 isoform X3: protein MFFTELYSSETRKLIERLVNYIIYKGTFLPLIVPPTVYQAGLWSTWLTVLCSLKMFQALARDRLERLNASPSVTPWTYLRVYSALLFVFFIDVFWIRFCVSVYRSDPSSLHLLLFFEPLSIAFETLQAILVHGFQFLDIWLPHSACNSSDCQMPKLFNTLTAGVLLEWKGTLIRNFGFFLDMATFLMALGHYLYIWRLHGMAFHLVDAVLFLNIRALLGAIINRIKSFHRLRIALGALNAALPDATDEELRAYDDECAICRESMAKAKRLNCNHLFHLACLRSWLDQGLTEMYTCPTCRKPLFPGRSENETSSNVGGISSDEQLVRNTNAGLDRQNSVRNTMPAVLYPNHIPNLADNVPWRGAGLDSGWLHSWPNQGIDGAGPSSTTIRTVGLGRVQMMMRQLTSVGETYAQGAFEDASWGLWPINPSQASSSNPTVSVGERPSGGSGSLHRRTGSQSANDNMANILAMAETVREVLPHIPDDIIFQDLQRTNSVTVTVNNLLQM from the exons ATGTTCTTCACGGAGTTGTATTCTTCTGAAACGCGTAAACTAATTGAACGACTcgttaattatattatttataag gggACATTTCTACCACTGATTGTGCCACCGACAGTATATCAGGCTGGTCTTTGGTCAACATGGCTGACTGTGCTCTGTTCTTTAAAG ATGTTTCAAGCTTTGGCTAGAGATCGTTTGGAGCGGCTGAATGCATCTCCATCTGTGACACCTTGGACATATCTTCGTGTATATTCAGCATTGTTATTCGTTTTCTTCATTGATGTTTTCTG GATAAGGTTTTGTGTGTCGGTATATAGAAGTGATCCATCCTCTCTGCATCTGTTACTATTCTTTGAGCCATTAAGTATTGCTTTTGAGACCCTACAG GCCATTTTGGTGCATGGATTTCAGTTCCTTGACATATGGCTTCCTCATTCAGCTTGCAACAGCAGTGATTGCCAAATGCCTAAATTGTTTAATACACTAACAGCAG GTGTCTTACTGGAATGGAAGGGAACTCTTATTCGGAACTTCGGGTTTTTCCTCGATATGGCAACATTTTTAATGGCACTTGGCCATTACCTGTACATATGGCGTCTTCATGGGATGGCTTTTCATCTAGTAGACGCAGTGTTGTTCCTAAACATACGG GCATTGCTTGGTGCAATTATAAATCGTATAAAAAGCTTCCATAGGTTAAGGATAGCTCTAGGAGCACTTAATGCTGCTCTTCCTGATGCGACAGATGAGGAGTTAAGAGCATATGATGATGAATGCGCTATTTGTAGA GAATCCATGGCTAAGGCAAAAAGGTTAAACTGCAATCACCTTTTCCATCTTGCATGTTTGAGATCTTG GTTGGATCAAGGCCTGACTGAAATGTATACTTGTCCCACATGCCGAAAGCCTCTTTTTCCGGGCCGGTCAGAAAATGAAACAAGCTCCAATGTCGGGGGAATATCTAGTGACGAGCAACTGGTACGCAATACAAATGCAGGACTGGATCGGCAAAACTCTGTTAGAAATACCATGCCTGCAGTATTGTATCCCAATCATATACCAAACTTGGCAGACAATGTCCCTTGGAG GGGTGCAGGACTGGACTCAGGCTGGTTGCATTCTTGGCCAAATCAGGGTATTGATGGAGCTGGTCCATCATCTACAACAATCAGAACGGTTGGATTAGGAAGAGTTCAAATGATGATGAGGCAGCTAACATCTGTGGGAGAAACCTATGCCCAGGGTGCCTTTGAAGATGCTTCCTGGGGCCTCTGGCCTATTAATCCCTCCCAGGCTTCTTCTAGTAATCCTACCGTTTCTGTAGGTGAGAGGCCGTCAGGAGGATCAGGTAGCTTACATAGAAGAACTGGTTCACAATCTGCAAATGATAATATGGCTAATATTCTTGCTATGGCCGAAACTGTTCGGGAGGTTTTACCTCATATTCCAGATGACATAATATTCcag GACTTGCAGAGAACAAACTCTGTCACAGTTACTGTGAATAATCTTCTTCAAATGTAA
- the LOC107471903 gene encoding E3 ubiquitin protein ligase RIN2 isoform X2 gives MAMFFTELYSSETRKLIERLVNYIIYKGTFLPLIVPPTVYQAGLWSTWLTVLCSLKMFQALARDRLERLNASPSVTPWTYLRVYSALLFVFFIDVFWIRFCVSVYRSDPSSLHLLLFFEPLSIAFETLQAILVHGFQFLDIWLPHSACNSSDCQMPKLFNTLTAGVLLEWKGTLIRNFGFFLDMATFLMALGHYLYIWRLHGMAFHLVDAVLFLNIRALLGAIINRIKSFHRLRIALGALNAALPDATDEELRAYDDECAICRESMAKAKRLNCNHLFHLACLRSWLDQGLTEMYTCPTCRKPLFPGRSENETSSNVGGISSDEQLVRNTNAGLDRQNSVRNTMPAVLYPNHIPNLADNVPWRGAGLDSGWLHSWPNQGIDGAGPSSTTIRTVGLGRVQMMMRQLTSVGETYAQGAFEDASWGLWPINPSQASSSNPTVSVGERPSGGSGSLHRRTGSQSANDNMANILAMAETVREVLPHIPDDIIFQDLQRTNSVTVTVNNLLQM, from the exons ATG GCTATGTTCTTCACGGAGTTGTATTCTTCTGAAACGCGTAAACTAATTGAACGACTcgttaattatattatttataag gggACATTTCTACCACTGATTGTGCCACCGACAGTATATCAGGCTGGTCTTTGGTCAACATGGCTGACTGTGCTCTGTTCTTTAAAG ATGTTTCAAGCTTTGGCTAGAGATCGTTTGGAGCGGCTGAATGCATCTCCATCTGTGACACCTTGGACATATCTTCGTGTATATTCAGCATTGTTATTCGTTTTCTTCATTGATGTTTTCTG GATAAGGTTTTGTGTGTCGGTATATAGAAGTGATCCATCCTCTCTGCATCTGTTACTATTCTTTGAGCCATTAAGTATTGCTTTTGAGACCCTACAG GCCATTTTGGTGCATGGATTTCAGTTCCTTGACATATGGCTTCCTCATTCAGCTTGCAACAGCAGTGATTGCCAAATGCCTAAATTGTTTAATACACTAACAGCAG GTGTCTTACTGGAATGGAAGGGAACTCTTATTCGGAACTTCGGGTTTTTCCTCGATATGGCAACATTTTTAATGGCACTTGGCCATTACCTGTACATATGGCGTCTTCATGGGATGGCTTTTCATCTAGTAGACGCAGTGTTGTTCCTAAACATACGG GCATTGCTTGGTGCAATTATAAATCGTATAAAAAGCTTCCATAGGTTAAGGATAGCTCTAGGAGCACTTAATGCTGCTCTTCCTGATGCGACAGATGAGGAGTTAAGAGCATATGATGATGAATGCGCTATTTGTAGA GAATCCATGGCTAAGGCAAAAAGGTTAAACTGCAATCACCTTTTCCATCTTGCATGTTTGAGATCTTG GTTGGATCAAGGCCTGACTGAAATGTATACTTGTCCCACATGCCGAAAGCCTCTTTTTCCGGGCCGGTCAGAAAATGAAACAAGCTCCAATGTCGGGGGAATATCTAGTGACGAGCAACTGGTACGCAATACAAATGCAGGACTGGATCGGCAAAACTCTGTTAGAAATACCATGCCTGCAGTATTGTATCCCAATCATATACCAAACTTGGCAGACAATGTCCCTTGGAG GGGTGCAGGACTGGACTCAGGCTGGTTGCATTCTTGGCCAAATCAGGGTATTGATGGAGCTGGTCCATCATCTACAACAATCAGAACGGTTGGATTAGGAAGAGTTCAAATGATGATGAGGCAGCTAACATCTGTGGGAGAAACCTATGCCCAGGGTGCCTTTGAAGATGCTTCCTGGGGCCTCTGGCCTATTAATCCCTCCCAGGCTTCTTCTAGTAATCCTACCGTTTCTGTAGGTGAGAGGCCGTCAGGAGGATCAGGTAGCTTACATAGAAGAACTGGTTCACAATCTGCAAATGATAATATGGCTAATATTCTTGCTATGGCCGAAACTGTTCGGGAGGTTTTACCTCATATTCCAGATGACATAATATTCcag GACTTGCAGAGAACAAACTCTGTCACAGTTACTGTGAATAATCTTCTTCAAATGTAA